In Labrys wisconsinensis, the following proteins share a genomic window:
- a CDS encoding ABC transporter ATP-binding protein — translation MSEGKPIPAIELINVSRRFLSPTGKSLTALRDFSMTVERGEFVAVVGPTGCGKSTTLNLVTGLARPSAGEVRVMGEPVNGIDPRVGFVFQTDALFPWRSVVDNVVAGPRFRGRPKAQAYADARDWLARVGLSRFETHYPHQLSGGMRKRVALAQTFINGPEILLMDEPFSALDVQTRVLMHEELLRLWSQAKASVVFVTHDLEEAIALADKVYVLTAGPATVKSVYPIDLPRPRVVADIRYDQRFIDYSRTIWDDLKEEVQTSYARAAA, via the coding sequence ATGTCCGAAGGCAAGCCCATCCCGGCGATCGAGCTGATCAATGTCAGCCGGCGCTTCCTGTCCCCGACGGGGAAATCGCTGACGGCGCTGCGTGATTTCAGCATGACCGTCGAGCGCGGCGAGTTCGTCGCCGTGGTCGGGCCGACCGGCTGCGGCAAGTCGACCACGCTCAACCTCGTCACCGGCCTGGCCAGGCCCAGCGCCGGCGAGGTCCGCGTCATGGGCGAGCCGGTGAACGGGATCGATCCGCGCGTCGGCTTCGTGTTCCAGACCGACGCGCTGTTCCCGTGGCGCTCGGTGGTCGACAATGTCGTCGCCGGCCCGCGGTTCCGCGGCCGGCCCAAGGCGCAAGCCTATGCCGACGCCCGCGACTGGCTCGCCCGCGTCGGCCTGTCGCGCTTCGAGACGCATTATCCCCACCAGCTCTCGGGCGGCATGAGGAAGCGCGTCGCCCTGGCGCAGACCTTCATCAACGGGCCGGAGATCCTGCTGATGGACGAGCCGTTCTCGGCGCTCGACGTGCAGACCCGGGTGCTGATGCACGAGGAGCTGCTGCGCCTGTGGTCGCAGGCCAAGGCCTCCGTCGTCTTCGTCACCCATGACCTCGAGGAGGCGATCGCGCTCGCCGACAAGGTCTATGTGCTGACCGCAGGTCCGGCGACGGTGAAATCGGTCTACCCGATCGACCTGCCGCGGCCGCGCGTGGTCGCCGACATCCGCTACGACCAGCGCTTCATCGATTATTCGCGCACGATCTGGGACGACCTCAAGGAAGAGGTCCAGACCAGCTACGCCCGCGCCGCGGCCTGA